One stretch of Hydrogenovibrio kuenenii DSM 12350 DNA includes these proteins:
- the nadA gene encoding quinolinate synthase NadA, translated as MSKSSPTKQASSLANSIPLELVNSINLLAQSATPAKYLDEAERASLKSKIKALLKEKNAQIVAHYYVDAELQALAEETGGKVADSLEMANFGAQSDADILVVCGVRFMGETAKMLSPEKTILMPDLEANCSLDIGCPAKEFAEFCQQYPDRKVVVYANTSVEVKAIADWVVTSGNALEIVTHLKEQGEKIIWAPDRHLGHWIQKETGIDMILWQGQCIVHNEFQVYELKTLKEKHPNAKVLVHPESPADVVELADVVGSTRVMIEAVRDLPDQEFIVATDLGIFYKMQQLAPNKNLIVAPTAGKDGHCISCAHCPWMAMNGSENLYHCLRDETGEILLEESIRQKALASVNRMLEFSRQAGLVKGNK; from the coding sequence ATGTCTAAATCATCTCCAACGAAACAGGCTTCAAGCTTGGCAAATTCTATTCCGCTTGAGCTAGTCAATAGTATTAACTTATTGGCACAGTCAGCTACGCCTGCAAAATATCTTGATGAAGCAGAGCGCGCATCACTTAAAAGCAAAATCAAAGCCTTGTTAAAAGAAAAAAATGCACAAATTGTAGCTCACTATTATGTGGATGCAGAGTTGCAGGCTTTAGCGGAAGAAACTGGTGGTAAGGTTGCCGATTCGCTTGAAATGGCGAATTTCGGTGCGCAGTCAGACGCAGATATTTTAGTAGTTTGTGGTGTCCGTTTTATGGGTGAAACCGCCAAGATGTTAAGCCCTGAAAAAACCATTTTGATGCCAGATTTGGAAGCGAATTGTTCTCTAGATATTGGCTGTCCAGCTAAAGAGTTTGCTGAGTTTTGTCAGCAGTATCCTGATCGCAAAGTTGTGGTTTACGCCAATACCAGTGTAGAAGTGAAAGCGATTGCTGACTGGGTTGTAACTTCAGGTAATGCGTTGGAAATCGTTACACATTTGAAAGAGCAGGGTGAAAAAATCATTTGGGCGCCAGATCGTCATTTAGGTCATTGGATTCAAAAAGAAACTGGTATTGATATGATTCTTTGGCAGGGTCAGTGTATTGTTCATAATGAATTTCAGGTGTATGAGTTAAAAACTCTGAAAGAAAAACACCCAAATGCCAAGGTATTGGTACACCCAGAATCACCAGCAGATGTTGTTGAGTTAGCGGATGTCGTTGGCTCTACCCGTGTTATGATTGAAGCGGTAAGAGATTTGCCTGATCAAGAGTTTATTGTGGCGACTGATTTGGGTATTTTTTACAAGATGCAGCAATTGGCACCCAATAAAAATTTGATTGTCGCACCTACGGCAGGTAAAGATGGGCATTGCATCAGTTGCGCTCATTGCCCATGGATGGCGATGAATGGTTCGGAAAATCTTTATCATTGCCTTCGTGATGAAACGGGTGAAATTTTGCTCGAAGAATCCATTCGCCAAAAAGCTTTGGCTTCCGTGAACCGTATGCTAGAGTTTTCTAGACAAGCCGGTTTGGTTAAGGGTAATAAATAG